One Anser cygnoides isolate HZ-2024a breed goose chromosome 4, Taihu_goose_T2T_genome, whole genome shotgun sequence genomic region harbors:
- the ADAM33 gene encoding disintegrin and metalloproteinase domain-containing protein 33, with protein sequence MARLAPRKPPRRRGFAILWGDHVFLLGLLLFPGQGGAAGPRGPASHGERVTPHWLLGGRTRRAVSLDEQEPAPARAEVAVMAEGRELVLVLERNELLAPGYTETHYTTDGRPVTVAPNHTDHCYYHGHVRGYRSSWVVLSTCSGIRGLIVVSSNDSYYLHPLGTPEPGQHVILRAEHLPIAGGTCAHGDDFGSTVGAIARLFRPAERRAKRDAWRTMKYMELFIVADNTLFRNQNLNLGLTKQRIVEIANYVDKFYRSLNIKVALIGLEVWTERDQCAVTSDANATLWSFLQWKKALRARKKHDNAQLLTGKTFRGTTIGMAPLEGMCSADNSGGVSMDHSEHPIGAAATMAHEIGHNFGMSHDSQDCCVEATPEQGGCVMAAATGHPFPRVFSSCSKRQLENYFQKGGGMCLFNLPDTKDLVVGRKCGNGFLEDGEDCDCGEVEECTNPCCNAHNCTLKMGAQCAHGDCCQNCRLKVAGTTCREAAGSCDLPEYCTGASPYCPANVYLLDGSSCAYGEAYCNNGMCMTHHQQCVQLWGPGEPHPDACFQDVNMAGNTYGNCGKDSQGRYVKCDKRDAMCGKIQCQSSAKKPQGTNTVSIDTTIRFNGREVKCRGTYVYTTKDDEEDLSDPGLVMTGTKCGDGMVCKDRRCQNASLFELEKCVSQCNGHGVCNSNKNCHCNAGWAPPYCEKPGLGGSVDSGPVQHDNHEAILITLLLIFLLILPALVMGIYFWYRRENSLLNKWIKEMRRRGQETYRNKAFGRKATSGHSKAAFTLRDISTSSYTNKASRAAFPPKPSAHHPGPQPVNIVHPLRPPPHSIPPRPRDPKPARPPLPASKSPMIPTKTVVSQAKLPPPKKPLPCSPVRTPLVGPKHQPPRRPLPGSPLLAKELPPAHGQTLLVMVPPTNFKASGTSTTSHPTRPFKPMPPQRPVPAIKVQSTSFHSKK encoded by the exons ATGGCGAGGCTGGCCCCCCGCAAGCCCCCTAGGCGCCGGGGCTTCGCCATCCTTTGGGGGGACCACGTCttcctcctggggctgctgcttttccctgggcaggggggtgctgctgggccaCGAG GCCCGGCGTCCCATGGGGAGCGGGTGACCCCGCACTGGCTCCTGGGGGGCCGCACCCGGCGAGCTGTCAGCCTGGACGAGCAG GAGCCGGCGCCGGCGCGGGCAGAGGTGGCCGTGATGGCCGAGGGCAGAGAGCTCGTCCTGGTGCTGGAGAGGAACGA GCTGCTTGCACCGGGTTACACCGAGACACACTACACCACGGACGGGCGGCCGGTGACGGTGGCTCCCAACCACACG GACCACTGCTACTACCACGGGCACGTGCGGGGCTACAGGAGCTCCTGGGTCGTCCTCAGCACCTGCTCGGGAATACG GGGCCTGATCGTGGTGAGCAGCAACGACAGCTACTACCTgcaccccctggggacccccgaGCCGGGCCAGCACGTCATCCTCCGAGCGGAGCACCTGCCCATCGCGGGGGGCACCTGCGCCCACGGCGACGACTTCGGGAGCACCGTGGGTGCCATCGCCCGGCTCTTCAGGCCGGCGGAGCGCCGG GCGAAGAGAGATGCCTGGAGGACCATGAAGTACATGGAGCTCTTCATCGTTGCTGACAACACGCTG TTCAGGAACCAGAACCTCAACCTGGGCCTCACCAAGCAGCGAATCGTGGAGATCGCAAACTACGTGGACAAG TTTTACAGGTCGCTGAACATCAAGGTGGCCCTGATCGGCCTGGAGGTGTGGACGGAGCGGGACCAGTGCGCCGTGACCAGCGACGCCAACGCCACGCTCTGGTCCTTCCTGCAGTGGAAGAAGGCGCTGAGGGCACGCAAGAAGCACGACAACGCCCAGCTGCTGAC CGGGAAGACATTCAGGGGGACGACCATCGGCATGGCCCCGCTGGAGGGGATGTGCAGCGCGGACAACTCCGGGGGCGTCAGCATG GACCACTCGGAGCACCCCATCGGAGCCGCCGCCACCATGGCCCACGAGATCGGCCACAACTTCGGCATGAGCCACGACAGCCAGGACTGCTGCGTGGAGGCCACCCCGGAGCAGGGCGGCTGCGTCATGGCAGCGGCCACCGG CCACCCCTTCCCGCGCGtcttcagctcctgcagcaagaGGCAGCTGGAGAACTACTTCCAGAAGGGAGGCGGCATGTGTCTCTTCAACCTGCCCGACACCAAGGACCTGGTGGTGGGCCGCAAGTGTGGCAATGGCTTTCTGGAGGATGGAGAGGACTGTGACTGCGGGGAGGTGGAG GAGTGCACCAACCCCTGCTGCAACGCGCACAACTGCACGCTGAAGATGGGGGCCCAGTGTGCCCACGGTGACTGCTGCCAGAACTGCAGG CTGAAGGTGGCTGGGACGACCTGCAGGGAAGCAGCGGGATCCTGTGACCTCCCCGAATACTGCACGGGTGCCTCACCCTACTGCCCGGCCAACGTGTACCTGCTGGACGGCTCGTCCTGCGCCTACGGCGAGGCGTACTGCAACAACGGCATGTGCATGACCCACCACCAGCAgtgtgtccagctctgggggcCAGGTGAGCCCCA CCCGGACGCCTGTTTCCAGGACGTGAACATGGCTGGCAACACCTACGGCAACTGCGGCAAGGACAGCCAAGGGCGCTACGTCAAGTGTGACAAGAG GGATGCCATGTGCGGCAAGATCCAGTGCCAGAGCTCGGCGAAGAAGCCCCAGGGGACCAACACCGTCTCCATCGACACCACCATCCGCTTCAACGGGCGGGAGGTGAAGTGCCGGGGCACCTACGTGTACACCACTAAGGACGACGAGGAAGACCTCTCTGACCCCGGGCTGGTGATGACGGGGACGAAATGTGGGGATGGGATG GTTTGCAAAGACCGCCGGTGCCAGAATGCCTCCCTTTTTGAGCTGGAGAAGTGTGTTTCCCAATGCAATGGCCATGGG GTCTGCAACAGCAACAAGAACTGCCACTGCAACGCTGGCTGGGCTCCCCCCTACTGCGAGAAGCCGGGCTTGGGCGGCAGCGTGGACAGCGGCCCCGTGCAGCACGACA ATCATGAAGCCATCTTAATAACTCTTCTGCtcatcttcctgctcatcctCCCGGCCCTGGTGATGGGCATCTACTTCTGGTACCGGCGGGAGAACTCGCTCCTGAATAAATGGATCAAGGAGATGAGGAGGAGGGGCCAGGAGACGTACCG GAACAAAGCCTTTGGTCGGAAGGCAACCAGTGGCCACTCCAAAGCTGCTTTCACCTTGCGGGACATTTCCACCTCCAGCTACACTAACAAA GCATCGCGTGCTGCGTTCCCTCCCAAACCCAGCGCTCACCATCCCGGCCCCCAGCCCGTCAACATCGTCCACCCGCTTCGTCCCCCGCCTCACTCCATCCCCCCGCGCCCGAGGGACCCCAAGCCTGCCAGGCCACCTCTGCCAGCCAGCAAATCGCCCATGATCCCCACCAAAACGGTCGTCTCCCAAGCTAAACTGCCTCCTCCGAAGAAAcctcttccctgcagccccgtgAGGACCCCGCTG GTCGGCCCAAAGCACCAGCCGCCTCGTCGGCCGCTGCCTGGAAGTCCTCTTCTGGCCAAAGAGCTGCCTCCTGCACACGGACAGACCCTGCTGGTCATGGTCCCTCCTACCAACTTCAAGGCATCGGGTACAAGCACCACGAGCCACCCTACGAGGCCGTTCAA GCCGATGCCACCTCAAAG GCCTGTCCCAGCCATCAAAGTCCAATCCACCTCCTTCCACTCGAAGAAGTGA